Within the Saccharopolyspora gloriosae genome, the region GGCCTTGGCGAGCGTCACGATCTCCTGCGTCACTTCGCGTTCCTGCTCCAGCGCGAGGGCGACGAGTTCGCGGGTCTCGGTGAAGTCGTTGCGGACCTCTTCGATGGACGGGATGGCGACCTTGATGTCGTTGTCCATCAGGTATTGCACGATCATCATGGCGTGGTTGCGCTCTTCGACCGACTGGCGGTAGAAGTGCGCGGCCAGTCGCGGCAGGTCCTCGTTGTCGAACCACACCGCGACCGCGAGGTACTGCTGCGAAGCGGTGAGCTCGTTGCGCACCTGGTCCTGCAGCAGCTGGTGGAATCGGGATTCGCGGGGCTGGATCTTCTTAGCGGTGGTGGTCATGACTCGAAGAATACGCTCCAATTGACACCTCGCAATTCATCAGGCAACCCTTGGGAATGTTCGCCGAACCTTCCTTAAGTTTACTTTGCCTTATTTTGGCAAGGCAATCCTTAGTGGATTCATCGCGATCTTGTGAAGGTGTGCTCGGCGCTTTCGCGGGGGTCGGAAGACCGCAGTCGCGCGATGATCGTCGCGGCGTCGTCCGTGCTGCCGTGAGCCGTCATGTAGCTGGTCGAACCGTCGATGACCAGCACGGATACCTCGCCGGTGCGGTCGTTCGGCTGTGCTCGCACCAGGCGCGAGTCCCACCGGCCGAGGATGCCGGGGTCGGCGTCGAGCGCCCCGGTCACCTCTCGCGCGGTGCGCCGCGCAGCGGATTCCCAAGCTCGGTCGGCGTGACGGCGCGCGATTTCCGCGACGTACTGAATGGTGCGGAATCGCAGTTCTGTGGGCGGTTCCACATCGCCCAAGCAATGCACCGTGAAATCGCTCCAGACGACGTGGTCGCAGCCGTACCGGTCTTCCTGGATCCGTGCGCTCACGAATCCGCAGCCCTCGATGCCGCAATTGCACCGCCACAGCACCGTGGTGCGCGGCTGCTCCGGCCACTCGGTCGGCAGCAGCGGGCTCGACCGCCCGAGCAGGGAGTCCGGGTCCCGCCCGACGCCCCTCAAGCCCAGCGTCCGCCCGAACAGGTCTTCCCCGTCAACGACGAACACGAGAGCAGGCCCGCTCCCGATCCCCATCTCGACCTGCTCCACCCGCAGCCCGAACTCGCTGTAGGCGGGCTCCTCCCGATGCGCGATGCCGAATCCCATGCCTCCAGGGTGGCAGCCGAATATCACGTATCCGACTGTTGATCACGGCCTGTGCGGGCCGGGATCGATGTTGAAACGTTCGGGCGACGTCCTGCGACGTAACGGGGCTACGGCCCGGGAGTCTCCGGCACGATGGATCAATGGAGGTTCGAATGATGGCTCATGCCGAGACGGACGGTTTCGCGCCTGGTTCGATCGTGGAGGTCAGGGACGAGCAGTGGTTGGTGAAGCAGGCGGAACACTTATCGTCGGGCGCTTCCTCGGTTCGCTGCACGGGAGTGTCGGAGCTGGTCCGGGATGCGGAGGCCACGTTCCTCACGGATCTGGACGAGGTCCGGCCGCTGGCTCCGGAGTCGGCGCAGTTGGTGCGTGATGATTCGCCGGAGTTCCGCCGCACTCGGCTGTGGCTGGAGGCGGTGCTGCGCAAGACCGCTGCACCGCTGCACGACGATCGGTTGCTGGTGTCGCACCGGATGTTGCTGGACGACTTGAACTATCAGCGCCAGGCGGTGTCGCAGGCGTTGTTGGGGGAGAACCTGCGCACTCGGATCCTGATCGCAGATGCGGTCGGTCTCGGAAAGACGCTCGAGATCGGGATGTTGCTGTCCGAACTGGCGCGCCGTGGCCGGGCGGAGCGGGTGCTGGTGGTGACGCCGCGGCATGTGCTGGAGCAGATGCAGCACGAACTGTGGACGCGGTTCGCGATTCCGCTGGTGCGGCTGGACACCGATGGTCTGCAGCGGGTGCGCAGGCAGTTGCCGTCGAGCCGGAATCCG harbors:
- a CDS encoding ferritin, whose product is MTTTAKKIQPRESRFHQLLQDQVRNELTASQQYLAVAVWFDNEDLPRLAAHFYRQSVEERNHAMMIVQYLMDNDIKVAIPSIEEVRNDFTETRELVALALEQEREVTQEIVTLAKAARDEGDYLGEQFLQWFLKEQVEEVSQMSTLLAVVDRSNGNLFDVENFLARESVGDEGSDPTAPPAAGGAL